CATTGACGACTTTGAGCAGCCAGTTGGCCTCTTCGCAGGCCTGGGAGAAGTACATGACGGTATCGAGGGTCTCCGGCGCCGCCCAGGCGGGCTGGACCAGCCCGAGGATTTTCTGCACCTTCTGCTCGGGAATCTCATTGCAGACGAAGGTTCCGCTGCCGTGGTTGCGCTCGAGGATTCCCTCCTGCACCAGTGCGCTCACCGCCTTGCGCAGCGTCATGTAGCTGACGCCGATCTGGACGGCGAGCTCCCGTTCGGGAGGCAGGACGGAGCCGCGCGCGAAATTGCCGATCCGGATCTCCTTTGCGATCCACTCTCTGGCCATATCCGCCTTCGTCATGCGCTGTTCATCCATCACGGAACCACCCCGGTTGTCTTGTCGATATCCCGGTTACAATACCACCGGATTCGCAGATATCAAATGAATTTTCCGGGGAAGCGCCGTTTTCTCCTACCGGCGGACGCCTACGCTGTTGACTTCGTTCAGCGCCACATCGGCCACGTGCAGGTCGAACCAGAGGATATTCTTTCTCTGGTTGTGGCGGAAGGAGAACTCAAAACCGGCGTCGCCGCGCGAGGAATCGGTATAGTTGTTCAGCTGATCGCCATTCTGGAAGGCATAATCATTCCCGGCGCCGCCGGAATAAAAACCCATTTCGCCGATAAACACTGTGGTGGAAGGCTGCGGGAACACACCGACTCCTCCGTCAGTCGTCGCCCGCGAAGTCGGCTTGACGACATAATAATTGGTCGCGCCGGAACTGCCATCCTTGTAGGAGCGCCAGTTGGTAAGGCCGTACCAGGTGACCAGAGGGCCGAAGCCGTACATGGAGTAGCTGATCCGGTCGATATTCGAGGTGCTGAACGGGTTGGACGGGCAGTGCAGCGAGCCGGTTTCGCGCCTTCTGGCGGCTTCGGTCCAGTCGTGAGTCACCTTGTTGTCCATGCCGAGGTACGGCATCAGCAGCCAGCTCCAGGCGTTGCAGTTGGCTCCCAGCACCGCGGCCGGCTTGGAGGGCGGATAGTATGTGTAGTCCCCCGCGTACAGGGCCAGGCCGGTCCCGACCTGCTTGAGGTTGCTTGTACAAGTCGCCTTGCGGCCCGATTCCCGCGCCCTGGACAGGGCCGGCAGCAGCATCGAAGCCAGAATCGCGATGATCGCGATCACCACCAAGAGTTCAATCAGCGTAAAATTTCTTTTCATTCCCGGCTCTCCGTGTCAGGTTGAGTAATTTTTGATATAGCACTTTGCTACATGTTGTTGATTTATTATACCAAAGTGCTATACAAATGTCAATAGGCATTTCAAAAATTTTTGAAAAAAATAATTGCAGCGGCCCGAAAACGGCCGGTTTCCCGGGATTTCAAAAACCGGATATTTTTTCCGGACGGAATGTTGTGAAAGCGGTAAAACGGCGGTATATTGAGTAAAGTAAAATTTCATTCTTGCTCGGAGTAATTCATGACGCTCAAGAAACGCCTTTACACGGCCGCGGAGACGGCTGCGGCGATCGACCGGATGGCGGCGGCCATCGTCGAGGACTGCCGTGCCGCCCGCGAGGAAGATTTCGCCCTGGTCGGACTTTATCAGCAGGGAGTTCCGCTGGCGGAGCGGCTCTGCGCGGCCATTGAGACGCTGTCCGGCCGCCGGCCGCCGATGGCGATGCTCGACATTTCTCTCTACCGCGACGATTTCGGGAAGAGAAGCGCTCTGCCGCTGATCCGCGAAACGGTTATTCCGTTCGATGTGAACGACACCAGGATCATTCTCGTCGACGACGTGCTTTCGACCGGGCGCACCATCCGGGCCGCGCTCGATGCACTGACCGATTACGGCCGTCCCGGCATCATCCGGCTCGCGGTGCTGGTCGACCGGGGCAGCCCGGAGTTCCCGATCCGCGCCGACTATGTCGGATTCGCCTGCAATCCCCCGGCGGACCACAAGGTTGCGGTCCGTTTCGACGATGACGATTCGGCGGAGAGCGGCATTTATGAAGTCGAGTGGAAGTAACGAAACAATTCAGAACCAAGAGTCGCCTTATGGAATGGACCAGAAAAGATCTGCTCAGTCTGTATGACCTGAGTCCCGAGGAGATCACCTTCCTCCTCGACACCGCGGAGGAGTTCAAGAAAGTCTCCGAACGCAAAGTCAAGAAAGTCCCGGCCCTCCGCGGTAAAACCG
The nucleotide sequence above comes from Victivallis lenta. Encoded proteins:
- a CDS encoding DUF1559 domain-containing protein, which produces MKRNFTLIELLVVIAIIAILASMLLPALSRARESGRKATCTSNLKQVGTGLALYAGDYTYYPPSKPAAVLGANCNAWSWLLMPYLGMDNKVTHDWTEAARRRETGSLHCPSNPFSTSNIDRISYSMYGFGPLVTWYGLTNWRSYKDGSSGATNYYVVKPTSRATTDGGVGVFPQPSTTVFIGEMGFYSGGAGNDYAFQNGDQLNNYTDSSRGDAGFEFSFRHNQRKNILWFDLHVADVALNEVNSVGVRR
- the pyrR gene encoding bifunctional pyr operon transcriptional regulator/uracil phosphoribosyltransferase PyrR, with product MTLKKRLYTAAETAAAIDRMAAAIVEDCRAAREEDFALVGLYQQGVPLAERLCAAIETLSGRRPPMAMLDISLYRDDFGKRSALPLIRETVIPFDVNDTRIILVDDVLSTGRTIRAALDALTDYGRPGIIRLAVLVDRGSPEFPIRADYVGFACNPPADHKVAVRFDDDDSAESGIYEVEWK